In the Alligator mississippiensis isolate rAllMis1 chromosome 7, rAllMis1, whole genome shotgun sequence genome, one interval contains:
- the THTPA gene encoding thiamine-triphosphatase, with protein MQEDVAEPTGSIEVEAKFMVGPGTEARLVVLGAVLAGAVSFQDQYYDTPDGRLTLADHWLRHREGAGWELKCPPWPAGGARDPGYGPGATSQDGSTRAATSLNPGAPAQPPGSTTAYQELTSPAAVVARLCAILAVAPDPGWACIPVAVAGLGLEVFAAFRTQRRSYRLGRLSVDLDEADFGYAVGEVETAVTHPWEVPAAQEEVTRVGRELGVEVTGPVMGKMSVYLQQYRPQHYEELVQAGRLVRDKMPMGGRD; from the exons ATGCAGGAGG ATGTCGCAGAGCCCACGGGCTCCATCGAGGTGGAGGCCAAGTTCatggtggggccaggcacagaggcccggctggtggtgctgggggctgtCCTGGCTGGGGCCGTGTCCTTCCAGGACCAGTATTACGACACCCCAGATGGGCGGCTCACGCTGGCTGACCACTGGCTGCGGCACCGTGAAGGTGCCGGCTGGGAGCTCAAGTGCCCCCCGTGGCCGGCGGGGGGTGCCAGGGACCCTGGCTACGGCCCTGGTGCTACCTCCCAGGATGGGAGCACCAGAGCTGCCACCAGCCTGAACCCtggtgctccagcccagcccccaggcagcaccacagCCTACCAGGAGCTGACAAGCCCAGCGGCCGTGGTGGCCCGGCTCTGCGCCATCCTGGCCGTGGCCCCTGATCCGGGCTGGGCTTGTATCCCTGTcgctgtggctgggctgggcctggaggTGTTTGCTGCCTTCAGAACACAGCGCCGGAGCTACCGCCTGGGGAGGCTCTCTGTGGACCTTGATGAGGCCGACTTCGGCTATGCTGTGGGTGAGGTGGAGACAGCTGTGACCCACCCCTGGGAGGTGCCAGCTGCCCAGGAGGAGGTGACCCGCGTAGGGCGGGAGCTGG GTGTGGAGGTGACCGGTCCAGTCATGGGCAAGATGAGCGTCTACCTCCAGCAGTACCGACCCCAGCATTATGAGGAGCTGGTTCAGGCTGGGAGGCTTGTGAGAGACAAAATGCCCATGGGGGGCAGAGACTGA